A part of Rhopalosiphum maidis isolate BTI-1 chromosome 3, ASM367621v3, whole genome shotgun sequence genomic DNA contains:
- the LOC113556725 gene encoding ral guanine nucleotide dissociation stimulator-like 1 isoform X1, with the protein MNFDAETSQPTWKLWGEEREEGAVYTIYLKKVRYQNPTKTLLLESDDERSHLEWETIRVKFIKAGTIEKLVNSLASDDGELESTFVNIFLATYRTFASPHHVLSLLIERYEYLVNNKEALSESMIDPHKKTVVSALHVWLDSYPEDFRDPPLHTCLRCLHSFTFTYLPKTELHIKATYRLERFLKECKQSDTTTFISDDYDLVIANSPHSPYNFPNIAERHFAEQLTRMDRDVLRSMVAHQCLGAVWSKNKRAGSAPTVLATIDQFNAVSLRVISTVILAINSERPHVIETWIDIAQELRVLKNFSSLKAIISGLQSNSVFRLKKTWHSVPRDKVELFQELARIFSEENNQWAQRKLLIREGTAKFADTFGHNDRHLQKIIQKQQSTMSKLNIGTIPYLGTFLTDLTMIDAATPDLLPDGLINFDKKRKEFEVLAQIKLLQGAANSYNITEDSVFDQWFHSILVLDDREAFRISCQIEPSDNITSSCANSIIGTGKKQKYINYEHKKNDSISSNCSSKSLYGLSDDGLHSPNNSLDKQVKKYYSLILKLNNFVI; encoded by the exons ATGAATTTTGATGCCGAAACCTCG CAGCCAACATGGAAATTATGGGGTGAAGAAAGAGAAGAGGGTgctgtttatacaatttatttaaaaaaagtgcgTTATCAAAATCCTACAAAAACTCTTCTGTTG GAATCTGATGATGAACGATCACATTTAGAATGGGAAACGATCAGAGTAAAGTTCATTAAAGCTGGAACAATcgaaaaattagttaatagcTTAGCATCAGATGATGGCGAATTAGAATCTAcatttgtgaatatatttcttGCCACCTATAGAACTTTTGCATCACCTCATCATGTTTTgtcattattaattgaaag gtatgaGTATTTAGTAAACAATAAAGAAGCCTTATCAGAATCAATGATCGATCcacataaaaa gacTGTTGTATCTGCATTACATGTGTGGTTGGATTCATATCCTGAAGACTTTCGTGATCCACCTTTACATACTTGTTTACGATGTTTACATTCCTTTACTTTTACATATTTGCCAAAAACTGAACTTCACATAAAAGCAACTTATAGACTTGAAAGATTCCTTAAAGAATGTAAACAATCAG ATACTACAACATTTATTAGTGATGATTATGACTTAGTTATTGCTAATTCTCCACATTCTCCTTACAATTTTCCTAACATAGCAGAAAGGCATTTTGCCGAGCAGTTAACTCGAATGGACcgt gaTGTTTTAAGAAGTATGGTTGCTCACCAATGTTTAGGTGCAGTttggtctaaaaataaaagagcAGGGTCTGCACCCACAGTCCTTGCTACAATTGATCAATTTAATGCCGTATCACTTAGAGTTATCAGTACTGTGATATTAGCAATCAATTCAGAAAGACCACATGTTATTGAAACTTGGATTGACATTGCTCaa gaatTAAGAGTACTTAAGAATTTTTCCTCATTAAAAGCTATTATATCTGGCTTACAATCCAATTCTGTGTTTAGATTAAAGAAAACTTGGCATTCAGTTCCTCGAGATAAG GTGGAATTGTTTCAAGAACTTGCAAGAATATTTAGTGAAGAAAATAATCAATGGGCGCAGcgaaagttattaataagaGAAGGTACAGCAAAATTCGCTGACACATTTGGACACAATGATagacatttacaaaaaattattcaaaagcaGCAAAGTACTATGAGT aagttaAACATTGGAACTATACCATACTTAGGGACATTTCTAACTGATTTGACCATGATTGATGCTGCAACTCCCGATCTCTTGCCTGATGgtctaattaattttgataaaaaaagaaaagagtTTGAAGTATTAGCTCAA ATTAAACTCCTTCAAGGGGCAGCAAATTCATATAACATAACTGAGGATTCAGTATTTGATCAATGGTTTCATTCCATTTTAGTTTTGGATGATAGAGAAGCGTTTAGAATTTCTTGTCAAATAGAACCATCagataatataacatcatcatgtgcaaattcaataataggaactggaaaaaaacaaaagtatattaa TTATGAGCATAAAAAGAATGATTCCATTTCTAGTAATTGTAGTAGCAAAAGTTTGTATGGATTATCCGATGATGGTTTACACTCACCCAATAACTCTTTGGATAAacaggtaaaaaaatattattcactaatactcaaactaaacaattttgttatttga
- the LOC113556725 gene encoding ral guanine nucleotide dissociation stimulator-like 1 isoform X3 yields the protein MNFDAETSQPTWKLWGEEREEGAVYTIYLKKVRYQNPTKTLLLESDDERSHLEWETIRVKFIKAGTIEKLVNSLASDDGELESTFVNIFLATYRTFASPHHVLSLLIERYEYLVNNKEALSESMIDPHKKTVVSALHVWLDSYPEDFRDPPLHTCLRCLHSFTFTYLPKTELHIKATYRLERFLKECKQSDTTTFISDDYDLVIANSPHSPYNFPNIAERHFAEQLTRMDRDVLRSMVAHQCLGAVWSKNKRAGSAPTVLATIDQFNAVSLRVISTVILAINSERPHVIETWIDIAQELRVLKNFSSLKAIISGLQSNSVFRLKKTWHSVPRDKVELFQELARIFSEENNQWAQRKLLIREGTAKFADTFGHNDRHLQKIIQKQQSTMSKLNIGTIPYLGTFLTDLTMIDAATPDLLPDGLINFDKKRKEFEVLAQIKLLQGAANSYNITEDSVFDQWFHSILVLDDREAFRISCQIEPSDNITSSCANSIIGTGKKQNYEHKKNDSISSNCSSKSLYGLSDDGLHSPNNSLDKQVKKYYSLILKLNNFVI from the exons ATGAATTTTGATGCCGAAACCTCG CAGCCAACATGGAAATTATGGGGTGAAGAAAGAGAAGAGGGTgctgtttatacaatttatttaaaaaaagtgcgTTATCAAAATCCTACAAAAACTCTTCTGTTG GAATCTGATGATGAACGATCACATTTAGAATGGGAAACGATCAGAGTAAAGTTCATTAAAGCTGGAACAATcgaaaaattagttaatagcTTAGCATCAGATGATGGCGAATTAGAATCTAcatttgtgaatatatttcttGCCACCTATAGAACTTTTGCATCACCTCATCATGTTTTgtcattattaattgaaag gtatgaGTATTTAGTAAACAATAAAGAAGCCTTATCAGAATCAATGATCGATCcacataaaaa gacTGTTGTATCTGCATTACATGTGTGGTTGGATTCATATCCTGAAGACTTTCGTGATCCACCTTTACATACTTGTTTACGATGTTTACATTCCTTTACTTTTACATATTTGCCAAAAACTGAACTTCACATAAAAGCAACTTATAGACTTGAAAGATTCCTTAAAGAATGTAAACAATCAG ATACTACAACATTTATTAGTGATGATTATGACTTAGTTATTGCTAATTCTCCACATTCTCCTTACAATTTTCCTAACATAGCAGAAAGGCATTTTGCCGAGCAGTTAACTCGAATGGACcgt gaTGTTTTAAGAAGTATGGTTGCTCACCAATGTTTAGGTGCAGTttggtctaaaaataaaagagcAGGGTCTGCACCCACAGTCCTTGCTACAATTGATCAATTTAATGCCGTATCACTTAGAGTTATCAGTACTGTGATATTAGCAATCAATTCAGAAAGACCACATGTTATTGAAACTTGGATTGACATTGCTCaa gaatTAAGAGTACTTAAGAATTTTTCCTCATTAAAAGCTATTATATCTGGCTTACAATCCAATTCTGTGTTTAGATTAAAGAAAACTTGGCATTCAGTTCCTCGAGATAAG GTGGAATTGTTTCAAGAACTTGCAAGAATATTTAGTGAAGAAAATAATCAATGGGCGCAGcgaaagttattaataagaGAAGGTACAGCAAAATTCGCTGACACATTTGGACACAATGATagacatttacaaaaaattattcaaaagcaGCAAAGTACTATGAGT aagttaAACATTGGAACTATACCATACTTAGGGACATTTCTAACTGATTTGACCATGATTGATGCTGCAACTCCCGATCTCTTGCCTGATGgtctaattaattttgataaaaaaagaaaagagtTTGAAGTATTAGCTCAA ATTAAACTCCTTCAAGGGGCAGCAAATTCATATAACATAACTGAGGATTCAGTATTTGATCAATGGTTTCATTCCATTTTAGTTTTGGATGATAGAGAAGCGTTTAGAATTTCTTGTCAAATAGAACCATCagataatataacatcatcatgtgcaaattcaataataggaactggaaaaaaacaaaa TTATGAGCATAAAAAGAATGATTCCATTTCTAGTAATTGTAGTAGCAAAAGTTTGTATGGATTATCCGATGATGGTTTACACTCACCCAATAACTCTTTGGATAAacaggtaaaaaaatattattcactaatactcaaactaaacaattttgttatttga
- the LOC113556725 gene encoding ral guanine nucleotide dissociation stimulator-like 1 isoform X2 — translation MNFDAETSQPTWKLWGEEREEGAVYTIYLKKVRYQNPTKTLLLESDDERSHLEWETIRVKFIKAGTIEKLVNSLASDDGELESTFVNIFLATYRTFASPHHVLSLLIERYEYLVNNKEALSESMIDPHKKTVVSALHVWLDSYPEDFRDPPLHTCLRCLHSFTFTYLPKTELHIKATYRLERFLKECKQSDTTTFISDDYDLVIANSPHSPYNFPNIAERHFAEQLTRMDRDVLRSMVAHQCLGAVWSKNKRAGSAPTVLATIDQFNAVSLRVISTVILAINSERPHVIETWIDIAQELRVLKNFSSLKAIISGLQSNSVFRLKKTWHSVPRDKVELFQELARIFSEENNQWAQRKLLIREGTAKFADTFGHNDRHLQKIIQKQQSTMSLNIGTIPYLGTFLTDLTMIDAATPDLLPDGLINFDKKRKEFEVLAQIKLLQGAANSYNITEDSVFDQWFHSILVLDDREAFRISCQIEPSDNITSSCANSIIGTGKKQKYINYEHKKNDSISSNCSSKSLYGLSDDGLHSPNNSLDKQVKKYYSLILKLNNFVI, via the exons ATGAATTTTGATGCCGAAACCTCG CAGCCAACATGGAAATTATGGGGTGAAGAAAGAGAAGAGGGTgctgtttatacaatttatttaaaaaaagtgcgTTATCAAAATCCTACAAAAACTCTTCTGTTG GAATCTGATGATGAACGATCACATTTAGAATGGGAAACGATCAGAGTAAAGTTCATTAAAGCTGGAACAATcgaaaaattagttaatagcTTAGCATCAGATGATGGCGAATTAGAATCTAcatttgtgaatatatttcttGCCACCTATAGAACTTTTGCATCACCTCATCATGTTTTgtcattattaattgaaag gtatgaGTATTTAGTAAACAATAAAGAAGCCTTATCAGAATCAATGATCGATCcacataaaaa gacTGTTGTATCTGCATTACATGTGTGGTTGGATTCATATCCTGAAGACTTTCGTGATCCACCTTTACATACTTGTTTACGATGTTTACATTCCTTTACTTTTACATATTTGCCAAAAACTGAACTTCACATAAAAGCAACTTATAGACTTGAAAGATTCCTTAAAGAATGTAAACAATCAG ATACTACAACATTTATTAGTGATGATTATGACTTAGTTATTGCTAATTCTCCACATTCTCCTTACAATTTTCCTAACATAGCAGAAAGGCATTTTGCCGAGCAGTTAACTCGAATGGACcgt gaTGTTTTAAGAAGTATGGTTGCTCACCAATGTTTAGGTGCAGTttggtctaaaaataaaagagcAGGGTCTGCACCCACAGTCCTTGCTACAATTGATCAATTTAATGCCGTATCACTTAGAGTTATCAGTACTGTGATATTAGCAATCAATTCAGAAAGACCACATGTTATTGAAACTTGGATTGACATTGCTCaa gaatTAAGAGTACTTAAGAATTTTTCCTCATTAAAAGCTATTATATCTGGCTTACAATCCAATTCTGTGTTTAGATTAAAGAAAACTTGGCATTCAGTTCCTCGAGATAAG GTGGAATTGTTTCAAGAACTTGCAAGAATATTTAGTGAAGAAAATAATCAATGGGCGCAGcgaaagttattaataagaGAAGGTACAGCAAAATTCGCTGACACATTTGGACACAATGATagacatttacaaaaaattattcaaaagcaGCAAAGTACTATGAGT ttaAACATTGGAACTATACCATACTTAGGGACATTTCTAACTGATTTGACCATGATTGATGCTGCAACTCCCGATCTCTTGCCTGATGgtctaattaattttgataaaaaaagaaaagagtTTGAAGTATTAGCTCAA ATTAAACTCCTTCAAGGGGCAGCAAATTCATATAACATAACTGAGGATTCAGTATTTGATCAATGGTTTCATTCCATTTTAGTTTTGGATGATAGAGAAGCGTTTAGAATTTCTTGTCAAATAGAACCATCagataatataacatcatcatgtgcaaattcaataataggaactggaaaaaaacaaaagtatattaa TTATGAGCATAAAAAGAATGATTCCATTTCTAGTAATTGTAGTAGCAAAAGTTTGTATGGATTATCCGATGATGGTTTACACTCACCCAATAACTCTTTGGATAAacaggtaaaaaaatattattcactaatactcaaactaaacaattttgttatttga